In Variovorax paradoxus, a single genomic region encodes these proteins:
- a CDS encoding leucine-rich repeat-containing protein kinase family protein: MNDDTLAELRAGRLAGARRIDLSCGLNEFPREVFELADSLEVLNLSGNALDVLPDDLHRLHRLRVLFCSDNRFTELPEAIGRCQGLDIVGFKANAIRSVPAAALPPSLRWLILTDNQIEELPETLGACTRMQKLMLAGNRLRALPPSMAGLERLELLRISANRFETLPAWLPTLPRLSWLACAGNPFDTQAEDAAIAAKSVPHVDWHELTLGKKLGEGASGVIHQATLGASQQVAVKLFKGAVTSDGWPHSEMAACIGAGAHPTLIAAQSRIDGHPQGTEGLVMGLVDPSFTTLAGPPSLASCTRDVYGDDARWPAAVALRIARDIASAMQHLHARGILHGDLYAHNILRSPEGDGRLGDFGAAWMTGALDESQARAFQALEMRAFGCLLEELLERCTDAAPASVGAFKDRCLQPVPAARPSFAEALALLQEELPA; this comes from the coding sequence ATGAACGACGACACGCTGGCTGAGCTGCGCGCGGGCCGGCTGGCAGGCGCAAGAAGAATCGACCTCTCGTGCGGACTCAACGAGTTTCCGCGCGAGGTCTTCGAGCTTGCCGATTCGCTGGAAGTGCTGAACCTGTCGGGCAATGCGCTCGATGTCCTGCCCGACGACCTGCACCGGCTGCACAGGCTGCGCGTGCTCTTCTGCTCCGACAACCGCTTCACCGAACTGCCCGAAGCCATCGGTAGGTGCCAGGGCCTCGACATCGTGGGCTTCAAGGCCAACGCGATTCGCAGCGTGCCGGCCGCCGCGCTGCCGCCTTCGCTGCGCTGGCTGATCCTCACCGACAACCAGATCGAGGAACTCCCCGAAACGCTCGGCGCATGCACCCGCATGCAGAAGCTGATGCTGGCGGGCAACCGCCTGCGCGCGCTGCCGCCTTCGATGGCCGGGCTCGAGCGGCTCGAACTGCTGCGCATTTCGGCCAACCGCTTCGAGACGCTGCCCGCATGGTTGCCCACGCTGCCGCGCCTGTCGTGGCTCGCTTGCGCGGGCAACCCCTTCGACACGCAGGCCGAGGACGCCGCCATCGCCGCGAAGTCGGTGCCGCACGTCGACTGGCATGAACTGACGCTGGGCAAAAAACTCGGCGAAGGCGCGTCGGGCGTGATCCACCAGGCGACGCTCGGCGCATCGCAACAGGTGGCGGTCAAGCTCTTCAAGGGCGCGGTCACCAGCGACGGCTGGCCGCACAGCGAAATGGCCGCCTGCATCGGCGCCGGTGCGCACCCCACGTTGATCGCCGCGCAAAGCCGCATCGACGGACATCCCCAAGGCACCGAAGGCCTGGTGATGGGGCTGGTCGATCCCAGCTTCACCACGCTCGCCGGGCCGCCGAGCCTGGCCTCGTGCACGCGCGACGTCTATGGGGACGATGCCCGCTGGCCCGCTGCCGTCGCCTTGCGTATCGCGCGGGACATCGCCTCGGCCATGCAGCACCTGCATGCGCGCGGCATTCTTCACGGCGACCTGTATGCGCACAACATCCTGCGCAGCCCCGAAGGCGACGGCCGGCTCGGCGACTTCGGCGCCGCCTGGATGACCGGCGCGCTCGACGAGTCACAGGCACGTGCGTTCCAGGCACTGGAAATGCGCGCCTTCGGCTGCCTGCTGGAAGAACTGCTCGAGCGCTGCACCGACGCCGCGCCGGCATCGGTGGGCGCCTTCAAGGACCGCTGCCTGCAGCCCGTTCCCGCCGCGCGCCCGTCGTTCGCCGAAGCACTGGCGCTGCTACAGGAAGAACTGCCCGCATGA
- a CDS encoding pseudouridine synthase yields MTRRRPPKLPLPTRDGVGPSCVGLPYGPWPTIAEFLIERFPAITREAWLERIAANDVIDEHHVPVTAERRYQSPLRVYYYRSLDNEVHIPFEEQVVFRDDQLLVVDKPPFLPVTPTGKYLQQSLLVRLKRKLELDDLVPLHRIDRSTSGLVLFSVRPETRGAYQAMFPERRIDKHYEAVVPWQDGVSSVPATYRSRLVDDEHFMRVREEPGEPNSETHIELLAAQGGHALLKLSPVTGRKHQLRVHCQALGMPIVNDPIYPVLLPENTDDFDKPLQLLAKSVAFIDPITGEQRRFTSPRSLSLAPR; encoded by the coding sequence ATGACCCGCCGGCGCCCGCCGAAACTGCCGCTTCCCACGCGCGACGGCGTGGGCCCCAGTTGCGTGGGCCTGCCCTACGGCCCATGGCCGACCATCGCCGAATTCCTGATCGAGCGCTTTCCCGCCATCACGCGCGAGGCCTGGCTCGAGCGCATCGCGGCGAATGACGTGATCGACGAGCACCACGTGCCCGTGACGGCCGAGCGCCGCTACCAATCGCCGCTGCGCGTGTACTACTACCGCTCGCTCGACAACGAGGTGCACATTCCGTTCGAGGAACAGGTGGTGTTCCGGGACGACCAGTTGCTGGTGGTCGACAAGCCCCCGTTCCTGCCGGTCACGCCCACCGGCAAATACCTGCAGCAAAGCCTGCTGGTGCGGCTCAAGCGCAAGCTCGAGCTCGACGACCTGGTGCCGCTGCACCGCATCGACCGCAGCACCTCGGGGCTGGTGCTGTTCTCGGTGCGGCCTGAAACACGCGGCGCCTACCAGGCGATGTTCCCCGAGCGACGCATCGACAAGCACTACGAAGCGGTGGTGCCCTGGCAGGACGGCGTTTCGTCGGTGCCAGCCACCTACCGCAGCCGGCTGGTCGACGACGAGCATTTCATGCGCGTGCGCGAGGAGCCCGGCGAGCCCAACTCCGAGACGCACATCGAACTGCTGGCGGCTCAGGGCGGCCATGCGCTGCTCAAGCTCTCGCCAGTCACCGGCCGCAAGCACCAGCTGCGCGTGCACTGCCAGGCGCTGGGCATGCCGATCGTCAACGACCCGATCTACCCCGTGCTGCTGCCCGAGAACACCGACGACTTCGACAAGCCGCTGCAACTGCTGGCCAAGTCGGTGGCCTTCATCGATCCGATCACCGGCGAGCAGCGCCGCTTCACCAGCCCCCGGAGCCTGTCGCTGGCACCAAGGTGA